In Spirochaetota bacterium, the sequence CGGCATCGCGGTCCTGCGTGGTCTCGCCCTCCCCATAGAGGTGTATCAGCGGCTGCGACGCATCGGGCAGTATCAGCACCCAGGCATTTTCCTCGCATATGCGGATTCCGTCAATCAATTCAATTTTTTTATCAGCCCCGGCCGTCGTCATCTCGCGCATGACCGCAGCCTTTTCGTCGGCGGTGCAGTATATGGAGGTGTGGATGATGTTGCCCTTGGGAAGGGACTCCTTGATCGCGTGGAGCGGCTTATTTTCGAGGGTGAGAAAGTCGAGGAGCAGAAGGAACACGATCATCGGGTCGTACCGCAGCTCGAGGTGGGGATAGCGGCCGGACCCTCCCCGGAAGAGGTCGGTGATCCCCTCCGGCGCGCGGAGCGTGGTGCTGGTGCGCGTCACGGTCCCGCCGGCGGCGCTCACCAGACGGTCGAGGGTCATTGACGAGGTCACCGGTATGTGTATGACCGTGTCGCCGCGGTATTTCAGGTGGTAGAGGCAGAGGATGGCGATGATGTCGTCGTCCGTGAGGATCTGTCCGCGCTCGTCCGCCACGGTTATATGATTGCTGTGGGGACCCACGATAACGCCGATCTCGCCGTTCATGCGCGCCATCTGCACGATGCTCTCGATGGCGTTGCGGGTGTCGGATTTGGTCTCCTCCTCCCTTGTGAATTCCTTGATCTGCCCCCGCAGGACCGTCGTGCCGCAGCCGTAGGCCGAGAGGAGCTCCGGGAATACGTGCGCGGCGGTGCCGTTGAAGCAGTCCATGATGACCTTCCATTGCTTCACGCCGGGGAATGATTCGGTGACGTAGAACCGTGTATTGTGTATGTAGGATTCGATGTGGTGGCTCGGGTAGAAGATCTTCCCGGTCTCGAAGGCCTCTTTCCGGGGATAATCGCCCCTGAAGAAAATGTTCTCGATCTTCTTTTCGCTGCCCAGGGGTATGTCGAAGCCGTGCTTGTCGAAGAGGCGTATCTGGATGAACTGCAGCTCCGTGAGCGGCGCGATCTGAATGTATACGCCCATGTCCGCGTTCAAAAACCGCGTTGTGTAGCGGTTCACCGGCATCGATTCGATTTCCATGTCGTAGACATCGACGCCCATGGAGAGGAGCCCGGCGGTGAAGGCCCGCATGATGAGGCGCGCCGCCGTCGTGGTGTCGCGGCTCACGGTCATCTTCGCGTCCTTGCCGAGAAAGGCTCCGATGGCGGATCCGAGCTTGGAGGCGAATTCGGGCGTTATCTTCACGTTGAAGGTGCCGACGATGCCGTCGGCTGAAAAGAGGGTCTTCTTCTCGCGCTGGCCCCAGACGATGTCCTCGGCGAGGCGGGTACCCGGCTCGATGTATTTGTCCGGCCAGATCCTGATGCCGGCCGCGATCTCGACGCCGGCGCCGATGCGGCAGTCGTCGCTGATGACGGAGCTCTCGTACACCGCCACGTGCTGCTCGAGGACGCATCGCTTCCCGATGACGGCGCCGCGGAGCTCGCACGTGGGGCCGATGATGGTGTTGTGGAGTATGACCGATTTTCGTATCGACGCGTTCTCCTCGATGACGCAGTTGTCGCCTATCACGGAGAATTCGGCCACTTCGGCCCCCTCCTTGATCTTTACGAAATCGCCCATGATAACCGGTCCTCTGATGAGCGCGGTTGGGTGTATCTCGATGTCCTTTCCCGCCCAGACGTCCGGGGCGATCTTTTTCCCGGGAAGGTCGATATTCACCAGGCCGCCGAGGATGTCCCGGTGCACCTCGGAATAGGTCGTGAGATTGCCGATGTCGCACCAGTACCCGTCGGCGATGTACCCGTAGAGGGGAATGTTTTTCTCATGGAGGAGCGGGAAGAGGTCCATGGAAAAATCGAACTTGGCGTCCGGCGGGACCAGCTCGTGTATGACCGCGGGATTCACCACGTAAAGCCCGGTGTTGGCGGTGTCGCTGAAGACCTCGCTCCATGAGGGCTTTTCCAGGAACCGCTCGATCCTGCCGTCCTCGCCGGCGATCACGATGCCGTAATCCGTGGGCTTGCTCACGCGCTTGAGGACGATCGTGAAGGAAGATTCTTTCCGCCGGTGGAATTCCAGGATGTCGGAGATATTGAAGTCGATGATACCGTCGCCGGAGAGGACCACGACGGTGTCCGTGCTGTCACCGATGGCCTTCTTGACGCCCCCGGCCGTGCCCATGGGCGTTTCCTCGAGGGAATAGGTCATTGAGACGTTCCACTCGGATCCGTCGCCGAAGTAGTTCTGCACGTTTTCCGGCAGATAAAAGAGGCTGATGATGATGTCCCGTATCCCGTGCCGCTTTAGAAGATTGATGGTATGTTCGATGACCGGCTTGTTCACAATGGGAACCATCGGCTTGGACCTGTTGCAGGTCAGGGGCCTGAGCCTCGTTCCTTCGCCGCCGGCCATGATGACCGCTTTGATCATGAATGCTATCTCCTCATTAGCGCGGTAAAGCGCTATACAGATTTGAACCGGGATGCCTCTGATATATCAAATGAAAAGATGCTCTGACCGGGATATGCGTTGATGGGCGCCTCTAAAAATTTGAATTTTCAAGAGAGCAACATTGAAAAATTCTAATTTTTACCCTGAAAGTGCCCCAAGGGAACATCCATATTTGATTTTTCGTGGTTCCCTTATTGCAGAGCGCGACGCATGGTGAAGGTAGTATGGCAGGGGAATCGGGAATGTCAACTACATTACTGGTATCACAGGGTACGGGCCCTCAATAGGTTGATTGGTTGATTTTTTGGATTTATCGAAATGACAGGATCGCGGCAAGTTTAATACTTGTAGATCATCCTGCCGATGACAAGGTCGTCCGCCACGGGGCCGAAAGTGCGGCTGTCGAAACCGTTGTCAAGGTCATCGCTCAGGACGAAGTAGCGGTTCCTCCCGACCTTAAGGGCCGGCATATTGTCCCGGAAGGAGAAATTCATGGGGAACACTCGGGTGTCCCGTGACCGTGTCTTCCAGGGGAAGCTGTAGGCGCCGTTATTCACGCGGAAGGTCTTGTCGCGGATCTCCACCGTGTCACCCTCAACGGCGGCGACCCTCCGGAGGAGGACCCGGTCCGGCTCGGAGGGATTTTTAAAGAGTATTATGTCCCCCTTTGCGGGTGAGATGTGCCTGAGGGCAAAAACATGGGCCCCCCTGGTAACGTTCGGCTCCATGGATGCGTCGGGCATGGTGAATGAAATGAAGGCTATTCTGCAGATTATGAAGCCCGTGATAATGCCCGCCACGGCGGATAGTATTTTAATGAGGATCCCGTTCCCCGTTCGTTCCTGGTAGTTCATGGTCCTGCCGGCAGATTCTTATAGTGTACGGGGATATCCGTAGGCCTTGTGTGAAATAAAGCAATAATAATTTTAATCGATTATGTCGTAAAACGGCATCTATGATGGCGGTCTAATTGAGGGAATGCACAAAGACTCATCATTAATTTCTTGACAAGGATGATTGAATCTATATTATTCATGTAAGTGAGGCCATTAGATCAATAGGCGGTACTTTTTTGGCCCCTGTTGATATTTTTTTGTGCTAAATATAAAATAGTAGGAAGCCGAATATCTATTAAGATAGTAACAATGTGGTGTACTTATCGTAAGGATATTATACTATAGAGAATATCATTTTCAAAGGAGTTGGCAATGAAAAGGATGACCCGGTTAAGTACATTGTCGTTAGCAATCGGATTGATGATGTTGTTTTTCGGCAGTGGAACAATAAATCTCAAGGCGCAGCAAGAGCCTAAATCGGACACCCAGAAGTCAGAGACCCAGGAAAAGAAGCAGAAGCAGGACGGGTTGGTCGTGGACTGGGTCAACGATTTTGAAGACTGCGAGGATTGGCGGGCCGTTGCGACCTGTCCTCTCGGCGATACCAAGACCAGAAAGATCCCCGGCAAGCCCCGTCCCGTCAATGATCAGGGACAGGCCGTCAACGAAGACGGTCAGGCGGGAGAATTCAAGAATGAGGTAACCGACGAGAACGGTATATCCCATAAAAATGATTTCGTGCTGGGCATTAAAACATATTTCATTGACAGGGGTTTCGACCGGGTCGAAGTGTTCCCGCCCAATGAATATATCATCAGGGGCAAGGCCCGCGAAATGAAGTTCTGGGCCCTGGGACGCAAGTACAGGCATACCATGTATATCAAGCTCCGCGATTACAAGGGCCATATTCACAAGCTGAAAGTCGGCCGCCTCGATTTCTGGGGATGGAAAGAGATGTCGGTCATCATACCGGGCTGGCTTCCCCAGTCTGCGAGCTACGCTCTGCTGGACAAGAACCTTCATTTTGTATCGTTCTTTGTCGAATGCGATAATTATGAAGTACCCGGTACGTTCTACACGTATATAGATCAATTCAGGGTCGTTACCGATCTGTCCGAATTCACCGGCGATGAAACGATCAAGGACACCTGGTAGAATTGAGATATGTTAAGCAAGATAGGATAAGAAGGGAGGCTTCTAATGAGAAGGTTTAATACAAGATCAGTTGCATTCATGTTAAGCATACTAACGGCCCTATGCGTAGGAATTATGGGGACCAGAACGGCGCAATCTAAGATTGTGACTAATGTTCCCTCCGACATCAGCGGCAATGAGCTGAAGGCCCTTGTGGTGGAGGATTTTGAGAATGTGAACATCGGAGATAATGGCTGGCAAATAGAGTCGGTTCCGAAAAAGTTTGTCAAGGCCGAGACGGAGCAGAAGCTCAAAATGAAGAACCCGGTGAACCGGCTGGATATGAAGATAATCAGCGCCTCTCCCAATGACATGAACGTTGAGGAGTGGTCTCTCACCGAAAAAGGCAAGAAGAAGGAAAAATGCCTCGGCGTGAGCTTCCAGTTCAGGTACCCGGGCGCAAACGAGGTCCATATCCTCGCTCCGCCCCAGTTGGACTGGAAGGAGAAGAGCCCGAAGCTTACTTATAACCCGAGCACCGGCAAGGATGAGCAGGAGCGCGGCCTCGAACTTCCCGGGCAGTCCAAGGGCATCTCTGTCTGGGTCCATGGCCGGGGGCACCCCTATAATCTGGAAGTGTGGGTCAAGGATTACCGCGGCTCAACGCATATCCTCAAGTTCGGGTCCGTCAATTTCGTGGGCTGGCGTCCGCTGAAAGTGGAGATCCCCTCAAGCGTGCCGCAGCAGTTCGAGTCTTTTCCGCAGACCCGGATAACCAAGATCACGAGGTTCGTCCTCAGGGCGGTTCCGAACGCCCCGCGGGAAGAGCTCATGGAAACAGCGTACTTTTTCTTTGACCAGATTAAAGTTCTGACAGACACCTACGAAGTCAATTTCGACGGCAACGAGCTTCACAAATTGATGGATGGCGGCTCCAAGGGAGGAAGCCAGGGACAGGACAAGGGTGGTGAAAAGAAACAGC encodes:
- a CDS encoding NTP transferase domain-containing protein; this encodes MIKAVIMAGGEGTRLRPLTCNRSKPMVPIVNKPVIEHTINLLKRHGIRDIIISLFYLPENVQNYFGDGSEWNVSMTYSLEETPMGTAGGVKKAIGDSTDTVVVLSGDGIIDFNISDILEFHRRKESSFTIVLKRVSKPTDYGIVIAGEDGRIERFLEKPSWSEVFSDTANTGLYVVNPAVIHELVPPDAKFDFSMDLFPLLHEKNIPLYGYIADGYWCDIGNLTTYSEVHRDILGGLVNIDLPGKKIAPDVWAGKDIEIHPTALIRGPVIMGDFVKIKEGAEVAEFSVIGDNCVIEENASIRKSVILHNTIIGPTCELRGAVIGKRCVLEQHVAVYESSVISDDCRIGAGVEIAAGIRIWPDKYIEPGTRLAEDIVWGQREKKTLFSADGIVGTFNVKITPEFASKLGSAIGAFLGKDAKMTVSRDTTTAARLIMRAFTAGLLSMGVDVYDMEIESMPVNRYTTRFLNADMGVYIQIAPLTELQFIQIRLFDKHGFDIPLGSEKKIENIFFRGDYPRKEAFETGKIFYPSHHIESYIHNTRFYVTESFPGVKQWKVIMDCFNGTAAHVFPELLSAYGCGTTVLRGQIKEFTREEETKSDTRNAIESIVQMARMNGEIGVIVGPHSNHITVADERGQILTDDDIIAILCLYHLKYRGDTVIHIPVTSSMTLDRLVSAAGGTVTRTSTTLRAPEGITDLFRGGSGRYPHLELRYDPMIVFLLLLDFLTLENKPLHAIKESLPKGNIIHTSIYCTADEKAAVMREMTTAGADKKIELIDGIRICEENAWVLILPDASQPLIHLYGEGETTQDRDAVMEKYSLRIKSYLSSI
- the lepB gene encoding signal peptidase I, whose amino-acid sequence is MNYQERTGNGILIKILSAVAGIITGFIICRIAFISFTMPDASMEPNVTRGAHVFALRHISPAKGDIILFKNPSEPDRVLLRRVAAVEGDTVEIRDKTFRVNNGAYSFPWKTRSRDTRVFPMNFSFRDNMPALKVGRNRYFVLSDDLDNGFDSRTFGPVADDLVIGRMIYKY
- a CDS encoding endoflagellar filament sheath protein, with the translated sequence MMLFFGSGTINLKAQQEPKSDTQKSETQEKKQKQDGLVVDWVNDFEDCEDWRAVATCPLGDTKTRKIPGKPRPVNDQGQAVNEDGQAGEFKNEVTDENGISHKNDFVLGIKTYFIDRGFDRVEVFPPNEYIIRGKAREMKFWALGRKYRHTMYIKLRDYKGHIHKLKVGRLDFWGWKEMSVIIPGWLPQSASYALLDKNLHFVSFFVECDNYEVPGTFYTYIDQFRVVTDLSEFTGDETIKDTW